The window TTGTTCATTGCTCTAAGCGCAGTTTATGCCATTTACATACTTCCGAGAAAGCTTGCATTGTGGAGGGATGTGGTCGGGATCCCAGGAGTATGAGTATACAGATTTTTTTGCATTTTAAGAGCGATGTTTTCGGCCCAGGCAGATGCCACACGCTGTATATTGATCATAGATTCAGTTGTTTCGAAATATGAAAGCTCTGTGCTGAACTTTGCTAGCACAGAAGAATTGGAATATTTTATCTCAATCATTTGGCCTCAATTGGCTTGGGCTCTTCTCCCAAATATCCATTACGGAAAGCTGGGAATCGTCAACACAGAGTTAACTCCAGTGGTCCGCATTGGTTTGACTCACCTCCTGGGATCAAGGCCGACGCATACATCACCCGGGTAATCGGTCGCAGATCCTCTGGCGTCAGGCCAGCTGAGATGGAAAGGTCCATATAGGGATCCCACGCAGTGATGATGGCGTCTGCGTACACTTTCAGATCGACTGCGCGATCTTTCTCCGTGGTCTGGAGTGACTGGCACTGGATACCCATACATGTCCCAAACTCTCGAAAAGCCAGGCGGAATTTAATGTTGCGCTCGAGATAGCGGTTGATCTCGAACAGATTGTCTGCAGACGGTCCAGTCAGTTGGAGACTTGCAAGCCAAAGATGAATGGGGAAACCAACAAATTTGCTCAAAACATCGCCCTGCAAGATTCGCGGCCCAGGTCTCCTTCTCGGAGAACCAATGCGCCGTCCACAGGGTCATCCCCAAGTCCAACGGGTCGCTAGAAACAAAATGCTCTCCTTTGCGATCCATCACGCGCTTATAATcagcgatctcctccgtcAATACTTCACCGTCACCAGCTTTCATGGCTGCCGCCTGCAGCAGTCGGAAAACGACATAGCCGTCGATTGGGTCCAAATTTCCCTCGGATGAAACCAGCGGCGCCGACAAGTCTATCGCCATCTTCCAGACCATGCGCGGTTGTGCTGCCGCTCGGTCTACGAAGAAGCGTGGGTGGATTGCTTTCGCGAGGGCGACAGCTTGCCGGTTGAATGTCGGGTCGCCCGAGGCCATCGACATACGGTTTAACGCAAACATCCAGATTGTCAGGTAATGGTGATATTGTCCATCGCCGTCTGATCCGCGCTCGTCTGTCTTTCCAATGCGTAATCCGCCACCCATGGGATTATTGTCTGTGGCTCCCGGCAGCCGCCTTTCACCGTCGCGTGTGCGACCTAATACATCATGTACCGTCTCAACCAGCCGCCGTGCTAGGACGAGATACCTGTCATCGCCGGGGTCATCTCCACCCGCTCTGGTGTACTCTCTATGCATTGTCAATAGGTTGATCACTCCGTACGCGTCTGTCCACAGATATCGTCCGCGATGGCCGCCGGATCTCAAAGGTGGCGACCAGTGCTCTGGGTCTGAtatgctggagaagctgccgTAGAGTGATTGCATGGCTTGCCCGAAGCGATCCAAGCGCGGAGATGGACTGCTTATTGGGAGAGCCATCTCGGCGGAGTTGGTGAGGGGAGCTCGGATATAGATGTGCTTGATGGTAGTGTTTGCTCAGAGAAGTGTTTTAATGAACACCGCTTAAAGAACTGCATTCGTAATTGCAAAGCTCCATACTTAGTGATTGGAAGCTTGACCGGTTCTGATATCCCTGCCAAAGGAACATCTGAAGTCATGATGACTGTGCGTTGACCCAGCGGTGATCTCATCAGGCGTTGCCGCTGGAAATTGTCTGCCAACAACGTATGTTGCGGATGATGGCAATATGGGCTAATTCATGTATCGTTTGTTGGATGTTCCCATAGTAGTGTTAGATCTTTCAATCTATGCGTCTTGCATCACTTCGCCGAATACCAACCTCCATGGCGCAACTACAGCAACTGTTCAACAACGCGGCGCAACCCCTGCCGGCAATCAAAGACCAAAGCTTTGGATCTCACTTTGACAGCTATGCAGACAAGCAAGTAGTTCTTCTGGGCGACGGCAGCCATGGCACGTCGGAATTCTATTCTGCACGAGCGGAGATCACTAAACGACTGATCGAGCGTCATGGCTACACGATGGTTGCAGTCGAAGCCGACTGGCCCGATGCAGAGACCATTGATCGGTATGTGAGGCTGCGTCCAGGTCCTAAGGCACATATTGGAGGTGTGGCCAAGGGGTACGAGCCATTCAAGCGGTTTCCCACCTGGATGTGGCGCAACCGCGAGATGCAGGACCTGGTTGAGTGGATGCGTGATTGGAATCGGACCGTGCCACCGGACCGGCGCGCTGGATTCTACGGACTCGATCTGTATAGTATGGGCACATCCATTCGGGCCGTCATCGACTACCTAGACAGGATAGACCCGAAGGCAGGCAAAGAAGCACGACGACGCTACGGGTGTCTAGAGCCCTGGGTGGATGACCCAACGACTTATGGTCTGGCCTCGCTTCGAGGCATGGAGACCTGTGAGAGccaggtgatggagatgttgCACGATCTGTTAGAGCGACGGCTGGAATACGCGCAGCATGACGTGCGTGATGGCGAGGAATACCACAGCGGCGAACAGAATGCGTATCTGGTACGAGACGCAGAGAAGTACTACAAGGCGATGTACTACAGCTCTGCGAGCTCGTGGACATTGCGCGACACACACATGTTCGACACTCTGCACCGGCTGCTCGAGCACcgcccgccgccggcgaACAAGGCCATCGTATGGGCGCACAACTCGCACGTTGGCGATGCCCGCTACACGAGCATGGGCATCCGACGCAACGAAGTGAACATCGGCCAGCTCTGCCGCGAGCGACTGGGTCGTGATAACGTCGCCATTCTCGGGTGTGGCACCCACACGGGCACCGTTGCCGCAGCCCACGAATGggacgacgacatggagGTCATGGCCGTGAATCCGTCCCGAGATGAcagctgggagatggtcgcTCACGACACGGGGATCCCAAGCTTTCTGCTCGATCTGCGTCGAGACCGCATGGATCCCGCTCTACGCGCGGCTATGGCTGCAGAAAATCGCCTCGAGCGGTTCATTGGCGTCATCTATCGTCCGGACACTGAGCGCATCTCGCACTATTCGCTCTCTTATCTTCATAACCAGTTCGATGGCTATGTCTGGTTTGACCGTACTCAGGCCGTCCAGCCGTTGGAGGTCCTTCAGCCGGCGACTCCTCTTGGGAAGGGAGAGACGTATCCATTTGGACTTTAGGTCGCAGGGTGAAATTGGTGCTGGTTGCTCTCTGTCCGTAACTTTTCGATCTATAATGAGATTTCCGCATATGCGCTGAACAGACCTTGTTCTCAAGAGCTCACCACCAACTGACCTCAACGACTTTTACCCACTACATAGGATCTCGAATTTCTCTAAACAATATTGACCCCTACTAAGCAATTGCGGAAATAACCTTCTTGTCTTCGTTAATGATCTCTCGTTTTTCCTTCCTCTTATACTCGATAAGCTTCCTGTGGTTGTTGGCAAGTACTTCCCAGCAGTTGCCTTATCATGGCCGCTACTCTACAAAGACTGATAGAAGCCAAGAAGAATCTAGTAGAGAGATAAATAGTGTCTCTGCGGTGAGCAAGGGTTGCTTCGGGTCAGGTGCCTTTATTGACAtttatgcctgaggcaccaacTGTGTGAGACAGCTGAGTCAAGGACTGACGTAACGGTTAATAACTAGCCCGCGTTTGTTGTTTACAGTTTCCCTCGATCACcaaaacaacaacacaacCACCTCGTCTCCTCGTTCGCCCTTCACCGTTTTCTTCAAATTATTCCATTTCATTAAAAACTCCGCATCTGCTACGATTACTCATTGACCTCTTGAACCATGGCGGTGCGCCGTTCTGCCCGCCTGCGCAGCACCAGCGCTGAGGTATCTGAGAATCCCGAGGTGAGCACGATGGATGTCCCAGCAACGCCCCTTGGAGGGCTTCACAACCGACTTGACCTGAACTAACGATGACTCCTTGCCTCAGACCCATGATTCTGTTTCCCATCCAGACAATGTTGCCCGGCTGCCTTCTGTCgtggaaggcgaggaagccgagggAACGCAATCTCCTCAGTTCCGAACGCCCAAAGCTAAAAACGCACACACCCAGAAAACTCCAAAGTCATCTGCTCGCAAACAACCTGTTGAGACCAAGACACCTACTAGTGCAAGATTCCCCCGCccgccgctggaggaaaTGCATCCGAGCAAGGCGCAACAGAGTACGTCCAAACAAGCGGACTCGGGCCTCGTTTTAGGCTTCAACCCTGTCAAAAAAGACGCCAATGGCAACGTTGTGAAGGACAGCGTTGCCGACAACACTCCAACCAAGCCAAAGGCGTCTCCCGCTGCCAGTCAATTTGGAACTCCGGGGTACGAGTTCAAGTTCTCCTGCCAAGAGGCCCAGCTCAGCGATGAGGCCAAGCGCCTAATGGACAGCGTTCGTGAGGATGTTGCACGCATCAAGTCGCAGATGGTCCAAGACAAATCAAAGCAGGATCAGGATGCCGAGAAACAACTCCATGGAGATCGGAAGATCGCAATGCCCAAAGGCAAAGCTGGTCGGTTCAGCGATGTGCACATGGCCGAGTTCAAGAGGATGGACTCCATTGCTGGACATCCTTCGTCCTTCCGGGCCACGCCTGGTCGCTTCCAACCCGTGACCCAGTCTCTGAAACGGACCAAGTCCAAGGCGCAGCTGGATGAGCCGGACTCTCAAAATTCGTCTCCTTCGCGCCCTACGGTCAAACCCACGGCCGCACCTACGCCTGTTGTGACAGCTAAACGCATCAAACACAATACATCTGACGATGCTACGACCGTCCGCACGACCAGTGAAAAGACCGAGGCGCCTCCGAAGCCGGCTCCTCCACGCATTCGCCCAGTCGTTCGCAGTTCTCTCTTGACTCCGACTCGGGCTTCTATCGCGCGGTCTGCCAGTCTCAAGGCTTCCAAGACCTCCTTGATTCCCTCCCTCCAGCGCTCTCCCTCTACCAAAAATGTGTCCACCCCCCGAACCCCGAGGACCGAGTTCAATCCACGACTCAAAAGCAACTTGCCGAGCCTGGGTAACCTCAAATCCATTCTCCGTCGCCATCAGCCCCTGTTCTCCCGCGACCCAGCCAAGCTTGCGGCCGGCACTCACGTCGCTGCTCCTAACTTCGACCCTGACACGCATATGGAAGGAACTGAGGGCCCAGCTGAAGCTGGCCCTACTCCCTCGCCCAAGAAACACGTCGAATTCACCCCAAGTGTCAAGTCTCGCCATGAATTGACTCAGActtcgccttctccctccaAGGTGCCCTCCAAACTGCCGCGCTCCACTTCGTCAAATGTGCTCTATCCGACTCTGCCGATGCTGACCCCGGAGGAAAACACTACAGCCAAGTCCTTCCCGGCTAAATCTCCAACTATTCGTCAGGTGCGCCAGTCTGACGCTTGCGCGCAGCCCTCCTACCCCGAGCTTCCGGTGGTTGCCCATGGCATTGCTCACGGCATTGGTAACAAAAAGCGGCaccgagaagatgatgaagacgatgacgCCGAAAACGTGCCCCCAGCTGATGAGCAGTCGGATGAACGCAGCGCGAAGCGGGTTAAAGCCAACCCGCCCACCCCTAGCCCGATCAAGACTCGCACTATCAAGACCCCCGTGCGGTCCACCCCCGGGCGCATGGGTACTCCTGCCAGTGCGAAATCCCGCAGCGTGCTCAGTTTGAGTCGGCTGAGCATGCTTGCTAAGCCGAAGGGCCGAACGTAGTCATGCGAATAATATGATGGGGCCTGCTACGCCTGGCGCGTTCGGCCTTGACTCCTCAAACCTGCATCTTTATCGATCACAGTCGACTCTTTTTTCAATTCAACCATGTCTTCTTGTTTTGCTTCTTCAATTTATCGTCCCCCGCAGTCGGTCCTTCAACTGCGGTGACAAACTCCAGACCTTTCTTTCGTCTACCTTGAACATCTTTTTTTCGGGCTTCTTGTTTGTGGTTCCCCTTTGGAACATTTTTCATGCTTTCGAAATTTTATTTTGGCTTCCTTCGAAAGGAAGTCCCTGGTGTCTGGCATGCATCTGTGGATGGTTCGAGTGAGATCCAATGGCGGCGCAAGCATGGGTCTACTTTTGTATGTCTGTCTGAGTGTGTTATCGAGACATGCTATTTCCTGTTCGTTCGACACAGATTCCTTTTTGTGCGGTTGGGCTAGTTACCGATGTTGTCTGTTTATGAGATAATGACACTTGAAATGCCTTCTTTCAATCTTGATCCTGTATGATGCTACTACTGTAGGTGTTCGTACCCAAGTTTCATTTCCATGTCAGTAACCCGCAGTCAACTACCAGATGGAAATAGGTGTAAAAGTGAAGCGATGGTATGAAGCATTTCGTTCTTTGTCTATGTACATGCAAGATGGTTATCCATCATGGAGAAGGCTGCAAAACCCCAAGTCTGAAAAAAAAGTGGAGGCTAGAAATACAAGGGGGATTCGAAGGGGAAAAATCAGAGTCTGGTAAACAAAGCAACGCAAAAGCCGCAGAAAACGCACCCCCTGCCCGTGcgctggaaaagaaaattaGGCAAGATAGAAAGAATTAGGTCTAGAGTGCGGATGATGATAACAGAGAGCAAGAGGGGTGCGGTGATGGGAGGCGTAAGGCGTGACATGAAATTTTCGTttcaggagaaggaagatggtgaTATGGAAGCGGAGTGATGGAAGCCGTGGGTTGtagagaaggaagagggcggTTGATTGGGCGAGGCGCGaaagaagaacgagaaggatggcatcatcgtcatcactTCATTGACGCCAAGAAGGAGTCCAGGTTATATTCTTCCTGGTACTGGCGATCATCCCAGAGCTCGCcgagatcatccagccagcccttcttgcccttctccttgactTCGCCGTCGATATCGACCATGTCGACCTCGTTTCCGGCCTGGTCGCCCGGTTTCTCGGCCGTTTCGGCCGTTTCGCTGAGATTGAAGAGGTCCAGGAGCTGGTCTGTGTCCATTGTGCCGAGGCCGGCATTTTGTTGATTGACCACCGTGGAGGCGACGTCGATCTTGAATCGTTGGAGACTGGAGAAGAGAACGGCAATCAGTATGCTTGTAATATAGATAGGGGTCAAAGCAAAGCACTTActtcaagatcttctcctccaaTGTACCTCTCGTGATCAAGCGGTAGACATTAACCACCTTCTTCTGGCCGATACGATGCGCGCGGTCCATGGCCTGGATATCCTTCTGCGGGTTCCAGTCGTGCTCCACGAAGATGACAGTGTCTGCTCCCGTGAGATTAAGACCCAGTCCGCCGACGCTGGTGGTGAGAAGCAGAACGTCGTAGCTGGGGTCGGTGTTGAAGCGGTTGACGATGTCCTGGCGCTTGGTGGCCTCGACGCCGCCATCCAGGCGGAGGTATTGCACAGACGGGAGGAGCTTCTTGAGCACATCGTTCTGCACGATatccagcatctccttcatctggCAGAAGACAAGGGCCCGATGCGGGCTGACATAGCTGGCGCCTGTGTCCAGTTCTCCCTCGGCCGTGTGGTCGAGGCCAATCCCGCAGTCGATCAGAAGATCTCGGAGCGCTGAGAGTTTAGGAGCATGCGACACGTCGCGGATGTTGGACTTCTTGGTCGTCAAGAACTTCTGGACCTCGTCATACTGCTTGTGGCCATCCTTGACCACGAGGGCAGGCGAGTTGCATAGACGACGCATGTACTGCAAGGCTTGGAAGATATGTTCTTTGTCGGAGCGTTCCCCGCTGCCCACCTTGTCCGCCAActccttctgctccttcTTAGAGAAGTCCTCGAAGAGTTTCTTCTGGAGCTCACTCGGATCACAGTAGTagttctggatgatcttAGGCGGAAGATCGTTCAAGACCTCCTCCTTGAGGCGACGAAGCAGGAACGGCAAAACTTGCTTATGCAGTGCCTCGATCGCGAGGGCACCGGCCTCCTGTTCTTTCGATGAGGACTTGCTGAAACGACTGGCGGCAATGGGCTTGGCGAATCGGTCGAGGAACACCTTCTCCGTGCCTAAGAACCCAGGCATCAGGAAATCAAGGAGAGACCACAGTTCCAGGACATTGTTCTGAATCGGTGTGCCCGAGAGAATCAAACGATGGTTGCTAATCAGTCGCTTCGCCGCAAGTGTGATTTTTGCCTTGGGATTCTTGATCAGGTGGCCCTCATCGAGCACGCAGTAGTTCCAGCTGATAGGGTTGAGGATATCGTTATCATTGCGGCAAACATCATAAGAGGTCACAACGATGTCTGCCGTCGTCAGCTGGCTCTGAAGCCTTGCTCGCTCTGCAGGAGGGCCAACGTAGGCAATGCAATTGAGGAACGGCGCATACTGCCGGACTTCCTGCTGCCAATGTCCAGACAGGGAGGGCGGGCAGATGATCAAGGAAGGAAGCTTGCGAGAATCGAGCGCTTGGGTCTTGGCATACTCCTCAGCCCGCAGGTGGTGGTCACTGGCAACGATGCAAATGGTCTGAAGAGTTTTTCCGAGACCCATATCATCACAGAGAATGCCGTGCAGATTGTAGCGGTTGAGGAAAGCAAGCCAATTGACACCATCCTGCTGATACGGACGGAGTTCAGCCTTTATGGCAACTGGAATCTCAAACGGCTCCACCTTGCGCACATCCAGCATCTGAGACATAAACTTCCGCTCCCGGTCGCGGCCCTTGAGCAGCTCCTCTGAGAAGCCTGGAGGGTCAGGGATTCCAGCTTCCAAGGGAACCAGTTTGACCAGGGTCGCGAATGAAGTGGTCGCCAGCAACCGCACATCATTGTCAGAGTCACTCATCCGTCCAAGAACAgggacgacgaggaagatgacataGGGCAGGATTCCATCTTCCATGACATGGATGAGATGGTAGATGCATTCAATCGCACCCTGGCGGTGGTGGACATCCAGCGCATTGTTGATTGTCGGCAACACTTTCTCCACCAACATTGTCATGCCTTCAACGGTAATAACACTGCAGATGGTAGCGAAGCATTTGGCTGCCGCATACCGAATCACAGAAAGGCGACATTGCAGTGCTCTGGCGATGACTGGCATGAGACCGGTCACCCACGGGTACAAGCCTGGTTCGAACTTGGGCAGAAGAGCACGAAGAGTAGACAGCCCATCCACGACTTCTTGTCCGAGCTCATTCTCGGGGTTGGTGATGTCCGAGGGGAGCTCATCAGCGGTCAGAGCATCTTTCAGTGGCCGTTCAATCAATGTCGCCAAATTCGGAACCTTCTCCAAAAGATCCGGGCCAAACTTGACGGTCAACTGCTCCAAGGCGTCCTTGGCACCCCGCCGCATAATCCGGGCCTCTCTGGCTTCACGTTCGAACTTGGCTGCGTCAGGATGATCGCGTCGGTCTTCCTCTTTGCGTAGTGACAAAATAGATTTCTCCAAGTTGGCGTTATGCGCGAACTCGGGGGTTTCAGAGGTGTCAATGCAACAGTACTTGACCAAGTTTCCAATGATCTTGTCGACCGGACCACGTTTGGCCGCTCTTGTGTAATGCTCCACCAAAGAGGCAATAGT of the Penicillium psychrofluorescens genome assembly, chromosome: 1 genome contains:
- a CDS encoding uncharacterized protein (ID:PFLUO_001621-T1.cds;~source:funannotate) encodes the protein MQSLYGSFSSISDPEHWSPPLRSGGHRGRYLWTDAYGVINLLTMHREYTRAGGDDPGDDRYLVLARRLVETVHDVLGRTRDGERRLPGATDNNPMGGGLRIGKTDERGSDGDGQYHHYLTIWMFALNRMSMASGDPTFNRQAVALAKAIHPRFFVDRAAAQPRMVWKMAIDLSAPLVSSEGNLDPIDGYVVFRLLQAAAMKAGDGEVLTEEIADYKRVMDRKGEHFVSSDPLDLGMTLWTAHWFSEKETWAANLAGRCFEQIYNLFEINRYLERNIKFRLAFREFGTCMGIQCQSLQTTEKDRAVDLKVYADAIITAWDPYMDLSISAGLTPEDLRPITRVMYASALIPGAFRNGYLGEEPKPIEAK
- a CDS encoding uncharacterized protein (ID:PFLUO_001622-T1.cds;~source:funannotate) is translated as MAQLQQLFNNAAQPLPAIKDQSFGSHFDSYADKQVVLLGDGSHGTSEFYSARAEITKRLIERHGYTMVAVEADWPDAETIDRYVRLRPGPKAHIGGVAKGYEPFKRFPTWMWRNREMQDLVEWMRDWNRTVPPDRRAGFYGLDLYSMGTSIRAVIDYLDRIDPKAGKEARRRYGCLEPWVDDPTTYGLASLRGMETCESQVMEMLHDLLERRLEYAQHDVRDGEEYHSGEQNAYLVRDAEKYYKAMYYSSASSWTLRDTHMFDTLHRLLEHRPPPANKAIVWAHNSHVGDARYTSMGIRRNEVNIGQLCRERLGRDNVAILGCGTHTGTVAAAHEWDDDMEVMAVNPSRDDSWEMVAHDTGIPSFLLDLRRDRMDPALRAAMAAENRLERFIGVIYRPDTERISHYSLSYLHNQFDGYVWFDRTQAVQPLEVLQPATPLGKGETYPFGL
- a CDS encoding uncharacterized protein (ID:PFLUO_001623-T1.cds;~source:funannotate); its protein translation is MAVRRSARLRSTSAEVSENPETHDSVSHPDNVARLPSVVEGEEAEGTQSPQFRTPKAKNAHTQKTPKSSARKQPVETKTPTSARFPRPPLEEMHPSKAQQSTSKQADSGLVLGFNPVKKDANGNVVKDSVADNTPTKPKASPAASQFGTPGYEFKFSCQEAQLSDEAKRLMDSVREDVARIKSQMVQDKSKQDQDAEKQLHGDRKIAMPKGKAGRFSDVHMAEFKRMDSIAGHPSSFRATPGRFQPVTQSLKRTKSKAQLDEPDSQNSSPSRPTVKPTAAPTPVVTAKRIKHNTSDDATTVRTTSEKTEAPPKPAPPRIRPVVRSSLLTPTRASIARSASLKASKTSLIPSLQRSPSTKNVSTPRTPRTEFNPRLKSNLPSLGNLKSILRRHQPLFSRDPAKLAAGTHVAAPNFDPDTHMEGTEGPAEAGPTPSPKKHVEFTPSVKSRHELTQTSPSPSKVPSKLPRSTSSNVLYPTLPMLTPEENTTAKSFPAKSPTIRQVRQSDACAQPSYPELPVVAHGIAHGIGNKKRHREDDEDDDAENVPPADEQSDERSAKRVKANPPTPSPIKTRTIKTPVRSTPGRMGTPASAKSRSVLSLSRLSMLAKPKGRT